ATGCTGAAAAATCCACGGGTGGCAGGCGTAAAAAACAGTTCCATGCCAATTCAGGATATTCAGATGTTTAAAATGGATGGCGGAAAAGATTTTGCTGTATTTAATGGTCCGGATGAGCAGCTTGTCGGAGGACTTGCTATTGGTGCGGATGGGGCGATTGGCGGAACCTATGGTGTAATGCCGGAATTGTACCTGAAGATTTATGAGCTTTGTAAAAATGGAGAATATGAAAAAGCGCGCCCGATTCAGTATGCGGCAGATGAGATTATTTATGAAATCTGTTCCTGCAGAGGAAATATGTATGCGGTAATTAAAGAGATTATCCGCAGAAGAGAAGGAATTGATTTGGGTGATGTAAGAAAACCGCTGGCCTCTGTTGACAGAAAGCTGGATGAAGCAAAGATTGAGAGCAGTCTGCAGAAAATCAGGGAAGCTGTTGCAAAGTTTTCATGATGACTGATAATTGATTTTTCAAAAAGGAGAAGAATCAGATGAATAAAACGAAAAGGAAGTGGCATTGGAATAAAACACTGACAGGTTTTCTGTTTGTATTGCCGCAGCTGTTGTTTTTTGCGGTATTTACAGTTTACCCGATTTTTGAGGGATTTCGTATCAGTCTTTACAAGACAACTGCCGTAGAAAATACGTTTGTAGGACTGCAGAATTACATTACTCTTTTCCAGGATAGCGTATTTATTAAAAGTATTTTCAATACATTATTTTTAGTTGCAGTTATTACTGTGGGAATGCTGCTTCTGGGACTGGTAATTTCTCTGGCGATATTTGACAAGAGCAATGGCTATGTTACTTTTATCAGAAGTACAGTTTACCTTCCGGTAATCGTTTCCACGGTCGTAATGAGTATGGTATGGAAATTCCTGCTGAATCCGGCAAATGGTCTGGTGAATTATTATCTGGGAAAGATGGGTTCGAAGAATACGAATCTGCTTGGTAATCCGGACACGGCAATCTGGGTGATTGCGTTTGTAACGATTATTGCAAGTGTGGGTACGGCGGTAATTATGTATGTAGCAAGTATGAATGGCGTTTCTTCGGAAATGCTGGAGGCGGCAAAGGTGGATGGCGCAAGCAAACTCCAGATTTCCATAAAAATTATTATTCCGCTTGTGAAAGCGACAACGCTGTATCTGTCTGTTACAACAATTATTTCGATTCTGAAGCTGTTTGTTGTAATCCAGCTGATGACAGATGGAGGACCGAATAATGCTACTATGACAATGATGTATTATCTGTACAAAAATGCATTTGCATATGACAAGAAAAATATTGCGGCTGCAGTTGGTGTACTGATGTTTATTATAGCGGTAATTATTGCAATCCCCCAGTTTTCAAGCATGACGGAGAAGGAGGGCGGTCGATGAAGAAAAAGAAAGGCTTTTTACGTAAATGGAAGCGCATGGAACCGCTGGATAAGTTTGTGAATGTACTGGTTATTTTATATGCCATCATTAATTTATTTCCATTTTACTATCTTATCACAAGTTCCTTCAAAACATCGGCGGCAATTTTTAAGATGCCGCCGGACTGGTGGCCGAAAACTTTCCGTTACCAGAATTATCTGGATTTGTTTAGAGGACAACCGGCATTCCGGTGGGCGGCAAACAGTTTCCTGGTTGCTTTTTTGACAACAATGCTTGTGGTTATCTGTTCATCAATGGCTGCCTACGGAATATCAAAGGTTCGATTTAAAGGAAAAAATATTATATTTGCTATTTTTATAGGTGCACTGATGATACCGAAGGAGATTTTCATTGTTCCTTTGTTTCAGATTATTACAAATTTGAATCTCAGTGATACATATGCGGGAATGATATTACCGAATGTGGCAAGTACGTTTGGCGTTTTTCTGCTGAAAGGATTTTTTGACACCGTACCGGATTCGATAAGGGAATCGGGTAAGCTGGATGGCGCAAGTGAATTCCGTATTTTTTCAGAGCTGATAATACCAATCGTGAAACCAGGTATTGGAGCGTTGTTTATTTTGAATTTTGTAAATATATGGAATGATTACCTTTGGCAGTTATTGATTGCCAGAAGCAAGAATATGATGACGTTAATGGTTGGTACAGCCAGCATTATGCAGGAGATTAGCCCGAACTATGGTTATAAAATGGCAGGAGCTGCGGTGGCAAGTGTACCTATGCTTTTAATTTTCCTGTTTTTCCAGAGGTACTTCACATCTGGTATTACGATGGGTGCAGTAAAAGAATAATGTTTTAATATGGTTTGAGGAATGACATGAGATGCATTCTTAAACAATAAAATTCAAAGGAGGAAATCAAATGAAAAAAAGAGTAATGGCAATGGCACTGGCTTCTGCAATGGTACTGTCAATGACGGCTCCGGCAACTGCAGCTGATGAAGGACAGGAAATCGCAGGCGGAAAAGATGTATCACTGACGCTGTGGCTGACACCGAGCTGGAAAGGTGTTTTCAGCGGGGATGAACCGGATGCGGATTATGACAGTTTCTTCAAGGAAGCTGCAAAGAGATACAACGAGATGCATCCAAATGTAACGATTAATGTAGAAGTTATTGCAGGCGACAGCAGAGACGAAAAACTGAATGTTGCGGAGTCAACAGATACGCTTCCGGATATTGTGTATGAGGGAGCATTTACAATGTCTTCTTATTATCATAAAGGCTCGATTGTAGCTCTGGACGATATTATCAGCGAGGATGACAAGGCAGACATTGCGGATGGAATCTGGGAAAACTGCCAGGTAGAGGGAGCAACATTTATTTTCCCATTTGCACATATGCCGGGGACATTGATTTACAATGCCGATATGTTTAAAACAGCAGGTCTTGATGACTACATTAAAGGGGAATATGAGATTGCTACATGGTCGCCGGATGAACTGCGAGAAATACTGACAGCTCTGAGAGACTGTGAGGAGCTGGGCGGCGTATATCCGATGTCGCTGTTCTGCATGAACAATCAGGCAGATACATGGAATCTTACCTATCTGAGAATGTTTGGAAATACGTTTTTTGACGAAACCGGGCATCTGTGTGTAAATGAAGAGAACGGAGTAAAGGCGCTTCAGTACATTCTCGACCTGTCTGCGGACGGTCTGACTGTTCCGGGAGCGGAATCTCTGACTTCGAATGACTGTAACGCGATGTTCCAGAATCAGCAGATTGCGGTAAGTTTTACAAACAGTACATTGTATACAAATCTTCAGACGGATATGTCAAACGGTACAGTAGAGCCGTTTGATGCTAGACTGGCCAACATCCCTGGAGACCCGGAACCGCATTCTTTCACGTATGTTTCCGGCTTTATGGCAATGAATACAGGTGACGAAGACAGAATTGCTGCTTCTAAGGACTTCATCCAGTATGTATGCACGGATGAGGAACTGGTACTTGCTTCTAAGAATACTTTGCCGGTGCGCACTTCTGTAACGGAGCAGGTAAAGGATGAAATGCCGTTATTGGAGGCATATAACGCAAATGCACAGTATATATTTAATTTTTCCAATAACATGCCGGGTTATAACGAGCTGAGAAACGTGCTGTTCCCGGAACTTCAGGCTGCACTGATTGGACAGAAAACGGCACAGGAAGCTCTGGATGATTATGTGGAAAAGGGCAATCAGGTAATTGATGAAGGACGGGCAAACTCTGTGGTTTATAATCAGTAAATGATTATAATCCGTTCTGCGGCAAAAATTCTGTGATATGAGTAATATTGTTTCAGATTCATGAAAGAGCTGCAGATTTATATCTGCGGCTCTTACTCTCAGTGGAGAACTGGATTGCGCTCCGGTGCAATCAGAAATGATGAATGGGGTTGCATATATGTATAAAATAATAGATGTTCATGCGCATTTTGGAAATCCGGATGGATTTCCGCAGGGGGTTCTGGAAAAAGAAATGTATCGTATCAGCTTAAAGAAGCTGGAGGAAATAT
This is a stretch of genomic DNA from Marvinbryantia formatexigens DSM 14469. It encodes these proteins:
- a CDS encoding carbohydrate ABC transporter permease, with protein sequence MNKTKRKWHWNKTLTGFLFVLPQLLFFAVFTVYPIFEGFRISLYKTTAVENTFVGLQNYITLFQDSVFIKSIFNTLFLVAVITVGMLLLGLVISLAIFDKSNGYVTFIRSTVYLPVIVSTVVMSMVWKFLLNPANGLVNYYLGKMGSKNTNLLGNPDTAIWVIAFVTIIASVGTAVIMYVASMNGVSSEMLEAAKVDGASKLQISIKIIIPLVKATTLYLSVTTIISILKLFVVIQLMTDGGPNNATMTMMYYLYKNAFAYDKKNIAAAVGVLMFIIAVIIAIPQFSSMTEKEGGR
- a CDS encoding carbohydrate ABC transporter permease: MKKKKGFLRKWKRMEPLDKFVNVLVILYAIINLFPFYYLITSSFKTSAAIFKMPPDWWPKTFRYQNYLDLFRGQPAFRWAANSFLVAFLTTMLVVICSSMAAYGISKVRFKGKNIIFAIFIGALMIPKEIFIVPLFQIITNLNLSDTYAGMILPNVASTFGVFLLKGFFDTVPDSIRESGKLDGASEFRIFSELIIPIVKPGIGALFILNFVNIWNDYLWQLLIARSKNMMTLMVGTASIMQEISPNYGYKMAGAAVASVPMLLIFLFFQRYFTSGITMGAVKE
- a CDS encoding ABC transporter substrate-binding protein — its product is MKKRVMAMALASAMVLSMTAPATAADEGQEIAGGKDVSLTLWLTPSWKGVFSGDEPDADYDSFFKEAAKRYNEMHPNVTINVEVIAGDSRDEKLNVAESTDTLPDIVYEGAFTMSSYYHKGSIVALDDIISEDDKADIADGIWENCQVEGATFIFPFAHMPGTLIYNADMFKTAGLDDYIKGEYEIATWSPDELREILTALRDCEELGGVYPMSLFCMNNQADTWNLTYLRMFGNTFFDETGHLCVNEENGVKALQYILDLSADGLTVPGAESLTSNDCNAMFQNQQIAVSFTNSTLYTNLQTDMSNGTVEPFDARLANIPGDPEPHSFTYVSGFMAMNTGDEDRIAASKDFIQYVCTDEELVLASKNTLPVRTSVTEQVKDEMPLLEAYNANAQYIFNFSNNMPGYNELRNVLFPELQAALIGQKTAQEALDDYVEKGNQVIDEGRANSVVYNQ